Below is a genomic region from Citrobacter tructae.
CGTGTCACGTTGCCGCCGTTCTGGCGAATGCGCTCGCAGGCTTCTGCAGCGTTGTCTACACTCAGGGCAATGTGCCCGTACGCAGAACCCAGGTCGTATTTATCGACGCCCCAGTTGTAGGTCAGCTCAATGACGGCTTCGTCGGTTTCAGGACCGTAACCGACAAACGCCAGAGAATACTTGTATTCAGGGTTTTCACTGGTACGCAGCAGCTTCATGCCCAGCACGTTGGTGTAAAACTCGATAGAACGCTGCAGGTCACCTACGCGCAGCATGGTATGAAGTAAACGCATCTTTTTCCCCTTCAAAAATGGCTAACAGATTCAAAATGTTGTTTTAGTATAGCGGCGTTGTTGCGCCGCTATCAATGGTAGAACGGGGTTTGTGACGTTACAGGGTAGGATAATCGGTGTAACCTTCCGCTCCGCCGCCGTAGAAACTCTCCGCGCGCTGCGGGTTCAGTTCCGCTTTGTGCTGCAGACGGGCGACCAGATCTGGGTTAGCAATATAGGCGCGGCCAAAGGCGACGGCGTCGATCAACCCTTTCTCAATCAGCGCTTCTGCTTTTTCTGGCGTGTAGGCCCCGGCACCAATAATCGGACCGTGGAAACGTGCGCGAACTTTCTCGCGGAATGCATCACTGTACGGCTCACCACCGGCCCAGTCAGGCTCGGACATGTGCAGATAAGCGATACCGCGTTTGCCAAGCTGTTCAATCAAGTACAGCGCATCGGCTTCTTCATTCGGACCGTTATCGACGTTCTGGAATGAACCGATAGGGGACACGCGAATACCAATCCGATCTGCGCCCCATTCTTTGATCCCGGCGTCGACGACTTCCAACACCAGACGCGCGCGATTTTCGACGCTGCCGCCATACTGATCGGTACGCTGGTTAGAGGTTGGCGACAGGAACTGATGCAGCAAATAGCCATGCGCTGAGTGCAGCTCGACCATGTCAAATCCAGCCTCGCGTGCGTTGGCGATCGCCTGTCGGAAATCATTGACGATTCCCGGAATTTCTTCGGTTTCCAGGGCGCGCGGCATAGAGGTATCGGCACGTGTGGCCAGGCCATTTTCATCGCGCAGCGAGGTCCGGGTACCGGCGCTGAGGGCGGAAGGAGCAACCGGCGGTTGTCCGTTTGGCTGCAGGCTGACGTGAGAGATACGACCGGTATGCCACAGCTGTACGGCAATATGACCTTGCTCTGTATGGACGGCAGCGGTGATTTTTTTCCAGGCTTCAATTTGCGCTGCGCTGTGGATGCCTGGGGCTCCGGCGTAACCTTTAGCCTGGGCGGAAATTTGCGTGGCCTCGCTGATGATAAGGCCCGCACTGGCGCGTTGACGATAATACTCGGCCATCAGCGGAGTCGGGATGTCGCCAGGTTCGATACTGCGCAGACGCGTCAGCGGGGCCATAAAGACGCGATTTGCCGCTGTGATAGCACCCACTTTGAGCGGGGAAAACAATTTTTCAGATGACATAGTAACTCCAGATATGAATAGACCGGTCGTCTAGCAATTGGGTAAATAAAAACGCCTGTTTAAACGCCAGGCGTTGCAATGATGGTTTTAACGTGCGCCAGCGCATATTCCAGCGGGGTGGCACTGCGAGACATCTTGGCCTGCAGGTTGGCCCCCAGCCACAGCGCATACAGCACCTGCGCCTGCTGCAACGGTTCGCCGGTAAACGACAGACAGCGCGTGTCGCGACCTTTTTCCAGCGCCTGCGCCAAAAGGGTAATAATGTGCCGCGCGCCGGTATCCATCGCCGTACGCATATCTTCTGAGAGATCGCACACTTCGGCAGACAGTTTTACGGTTAAGCAGCCGCTAATCATGCCGTGCTGACTAAACTGATTCAGGGTTTCCTGATAGTAGGCGATAATTCTGTCGCGGTAGTTTCCGGCACCTGACTCAAAATGCGTGGCCAGCCGCAGATGGTAGGCCGCGTAATGGCGCTCAAGCATAGAAACACCGAACGCTTCTTTAGAGCGAAAATAGTGGTAAAACGATCCTTTGGGCACCTCGGCGGTTTTCAGCAGTTCGCTTAAACCCATACCAGTGAAGCCGCGCTGCATGCAAAGCTGCTCGCCGGTCGCCAAAAGATGTTCACGTGTGTCGTGTTCAGTTGCTTTGTTCATGGCATGGAGTGTAATAGACCAGTCGGTCTAATGCAATAGCGCTTGCCAGAAATTCAGTTAACGTCTTCAATAGATATATCAATCTTACTGAAGGAGGGGATGTGGCCGAACAGCTGGAGTTTTTCCCCGTCCAGAGCCCGTGTCGCGGGATCTGCCAGTCCGACGAGCGCGGATTTTGCCGGGGATGTTTTCGTAGCCGGGATGAGCGTTTTAACTGGCAGAAAATGAGCGATGCCGAAAAGCAGGATGTGCTGCGCCTGTGTCGCCAGCGTCTGATGCGTAAATTACGTGCAAACAAACCCAGCCTCCCTGAAGAACCGCAACAACCTTCACTCTTTTAAAAGCGTAATTGCGTATACTCGGTGCACATTCATTTATAAGGAAGCTGCTATGGTTCAGCGTATTACTATTGCGCCGCAAGGCCCGGAATTTTCTCGCTTTGTCATGGGGTACTGGCGTCTGATGGACTGGAATATGTCCGCGCGACAGTTAGTCAGCTTTATTGAGGAACATCTGGATCTGGGCGTCACTACTGTCGATCACGCCGATATTTACGGCGGGTACCAGTGCGAAGCGGCATTTGGCGAGGCGATGAAGCTGGCTCCGCATCTGCGCGAAAAAATGCAGATTGTGACCAAATGCGGTATCGCCACCACTGCGCGCGCGGAAAATACCCTGGGTCACTACATCACCGACAGCGATCATATTATTGCTAGCGCGGAGCAGTCGCTGAAACTGCTGGCGACCGACCATATTGATCTGCTGCTGATCCACCGTCCCGATCCGCTGATGGATGCCGATGAGGTGGCAGAGGCGTTTAAAAAACTGCATCATAGCGGCAAAGTACGCCACTTTGGCGTATCTAACTTTACGCCCGCGCAGTTTTCACTGCTGCAATCGCGTCTGCCGTTTACCCTTGCAACCAATCAGGTCGAGATTTCACCAGTACATCAGCCACTTCTGCTGGATGGTACCCTGGATCAACTACAGCAACTGCGCATCCGGCCGATGGCTTGGTCCTGTCTTGGTGGTGGGCGGTTGTTCAATGATGATGCTTTCCAGCCGCTTCGCAATGAACTTGCCGTGATTGCGCAAGAGCTAAATGCGCAATCTATTGAGCAGGTGGTGTACGCGTGGATCCTCCGTCTGCCATCTCGGCCGTTGCCGATTATTGGATCAGGAAAAATTGAACGTGTTCGCGCCGCCATTGAGGCCGAATCACTGAACATGTCCCGTCAGCAATGGTTCCGTATCCGTAAAGCCGCGCTGGGTTACGACGTACCGTAATCGCGTTTTCGGCGTTCTGTCGCTCAAAATTGCGTCACTGGTTTACACTTACCAGTCAGACACATAGTGACGGAGGTCGTATGAAGCGTTTGAGTATAGCCATAATCACCTTACTGGCCTGCGCGGTCGCGCAGGCTGCCAGTGAGAAAGTGGAGATGAACCTGGTGACGTCGCAAGGCGTTGGTCAGGCGATTGGGTCAGTCACCATTGCTGAAACCGCAAAAGGGCTGGAGTTTACGCCAGATCTGAAGGCACTGCCGCCGGGTGAACATGGTTTTCATGTGCATGCAAATGGTAGCTGTCAGCCTGCTATCAAAGAGGGTAAAGCCTCGGCTGCGGAATCTGCGGGCGGACATTTTGACCCGCATAAAACCGGCAAACATGAAGGCCCGGAAGGTGCCGGACATTTGGGTGATTTGCCTTTTTTGGTTGTTAATGCTGAAGGATATGCCAAGACAGCAGTCATCGCTCCGCGTCTGAAATCACTGGATGAGATTAAAGGTAAGGCGCTGATGATCCACATGGGCGGCGATAATATGTCCGATCAACCGAAACCGCTCGGCGGTGGCGGAGCGCGTTACGCTTGCGGAGTAATTAAATAATCAATGGGTTAACGTTCCCGGTGGGGGGGCTTGCTCAAGCTGAGACAACGAGCAATGTAAACGCCAGATAAGTGCTGCCAGTTCTTGTGCAGCAGGCTGATGGTGATGGGCAAGCGTATCGCAGATGTGTTGTAATTCGCTAAGCGTGGCATTCAACGGACGTTGTTGTACGCCACGCTCGCTCATCACGTCGCGTAGCAGTGAGATGCATACGTCCCTGACGCGGGCCAGTGGATCGGAACGCGCTTCCCAGGCACGCAGTTGCCACACCACATGCGAGCAGTTCAGCAGCACCACTCCCCAACGTAATAACCATCGCCTTGCCAGCGCGTCCTGGCTATTACTGAGTTGGCTAACATGATGATAGGTTAACGACTCGAATTCATGTTCACTGTGCGACGGATGCCGACTGAGCTGGTCAACAAAATCCCGACGCAGGGCGCGAATATGACGTCGACTCTTTCTCGCATCTGAGCCTGGCCGCAAGATAGCAAAGGCCAGCCAAGATAGCGCCACGCCGGTAATTTTCGCCAGATTATCATTTAGAAAATCGGCAAAGTCATACACTGGCGGATTGGTCACGGCAATGAATGATCCCATAAAGACGATCAACTGCCCCCAAAGTCCGGCAAGGGCAGGCATTTGCAGCTTTAACAGCTGCATGGTGGCGAGCAGTGGGAAGAGAAACAGAATGAATTGCCACAGGTCGGTGATTTGCACCATCAGGCCGAATTTCACCACAAAACTGAATAATGACAGCAGTACCAGCGTGCGCATCAGCAGTGAGAGTGATTTGAACGGGGCGGCAACGGCGGAGTACAGCACGCAGCTAATGGCGGCCAGCGTCAGCGCCCCCGCGCCAGACTCCCACTGTGCGCCAATGCTCCACGCGCCGACCAACATCAACGTGCTGAAGGTTCGTAACCCGCTCCAGATGGCTTCCACATTGTCGGTATGGCGAGCCAGACCCGGGGTGCGATTCACGTTGATGCGCTCAGCGGTCACGCCGTTTTCAAGCAAATGCAGATAATGACTGCTTTGCAGGTAGATACGGCAGAAATAGCGTAGCCGTTGCCAGAAGGCGACGTGTCGGTAGTCGTGCTGATTCTGCGGACGCAGGGGGGCAATAATGCGTGCCACGGTATAGCTGTCGGTATCGGATTTCACCAGCGCACTGAGCAGTTGCTCAATAATTTCCCGGGTCTGTGCGGGGGGATTCGGCCAGTTCAGCAACATTCTGCGCAGGCTGGAAATCACGCTGGTGAGGCGCAGTTGCTGATGCAACAGCGAATTGAGCAGGGCATTCTGGCGACGAAAGCGATAGTGACTCCAGAATGCCTGAATACGCAGCAAATTCATGGTCAGAATTTGGCCGATCACCCCTTCATGGGCTGAGCGGATCGCATCGGTGGTTTCGGGTTGCCAGAGTAGGCTGGCATGTTCCAGCAAACGCGCGTGCATGTTTTTCAGCGCGGTCAGCAGCGTTGTGCCATCGGACGTGCTGGGCAGGATCATCATCATCATGGCACCGCAGAGTATTCCGACAATAACTTCGCACACCCGCGCCTGGGCAATATCCCACAGTTGCGTAATCTCAATCGTATTCACCATTGGAAATGCAATGATAGCTGCGGTGTAACCTGCCAGTTGAAACGCGTAAGCCACGTTATTGGTAAAGTGCGCACAGGCCCAGGTGCATAAACCAATCCATGCTGACATGCTGAGCAGAAATAGCCATGGTTCGTTGAGGGTATGACCGGCAATGATCAACGCCGCCGTAGCCCCCAGCAAACTACCTGCCACACGTCCCAAACTTTTGCTGATGACGCCGCCAACGGTGGGAAAACTGACCACCGCAGCGGAGGTCATCGCCCAGTAGGGTTCATCCAGATTCAGGTAATAGGCGAATGTTAACGCCAGACACATCGCGATGGTATTACGCAGCGCGTAACGCCACTGTGCGGCAGTGGCTTTAAACCATGGCAAATTGCCGGGCGTCAGTTGAAGCCGTTTCATTTTTGCGGACCGATGGATACGCTGCAGGTCGTGCCCGAAACCAGGGTGACATCGTGTGGTAGAGCGTCAAACTCGATACGCACGGGCACCCGTTGCGCCAGTCTTACCCACGGTACGTTTGGTTTGATATCAGGTATAAGGCCGGAGTCGCTCTCTACGCTTTGATCGTAAATCGCACGGCCAATGCTGGATACGTGACCCTGTAACTTTACGTTGCCACTGTACAGCGTAATCAGCGCCGGTGCTCCCTCACGAATATGGCGAAGCTTGGTCTCTTCAAAATATCCCATCACATAAAATGAGCGGCTGTCGACCAGGGCAAACAGGGGCTTACCGGTAGTCGCGTAATCTCCACGGCGCGTAGAAAGATTTGTCACCCAACCGGCGACCGGCGCTTTCACTTCCGTTTGAGTCAGTTGCCACTGAGCCTGTCGCAAAGTGGCCTCAGCGGCCCCAACGCTCGCCTGCATCGCTTTTACGTTGAGGTTGGCCGTGTCCAGATCCTCGGCAGAGATATAATTTTGCGACAGATGACGGCGGCGATTGGCTTCGTTGTTAGCCTTTGCCAGATCGGACTGCGCTTTCGCTAACTGCGCCTGAGCATTCAGTTCAGCAATATGAAACGGCGTCTTATCGATAACAAATAGCACGTCGCCAGCGTTAACAAACTGATTATCTTTAATATGGAGGCTGGTGATACTTCCGGATACCTGCGGCGTGATGCTGACCTGCTCCGCACGGACTTTGCCGTCACGTGTCCAGGGGGACTGCATATAATAATTCCACATCCACCAACCCGCGAGAACGGCGGTAACAGCGACTATAATAGTGGAGAAGTATTTAATGGTTTTGAGCGACATAATCACCACGCAATCAGCATAACAAAGCCCAGACACACGCAAAGCGCAAAGAGCGACAAATCCATTAACAAGGGATGCCAGATTTCACCGGAGTACATCCAGTCTCGTAGCAGGCGATGGGCAACCAGCCAGAGGATAAATCCGGGGATAATCGCTTTGAAAAGTGGAGGAAAGTAGACAGATGCACCGATCATTAAATCTTGTAGGGGCAGTCCTGTTGCATTAAACATAAACTTCACGGGCAAAATCCTTGGCGGAAGAGAGCATTGCTATAGGTTTAGCAAAGAAAGGGACAATACGTCTCTTTAACGCAAAATGTCTGAAAAAATGTCATCCGGTAAGCAAATTTGGCAATACATTTGTTTTGGGAATACAAATGCTGCACACTATTCTAAAATCAGCACAATAACTTAGCAAGCTAATTATAAGGAGATGAAATTGGAATCGCCATTAGGTTCTGATCTGGCACGGTTGGTGCGCATTTGGCGTGCTCTGATTGACCATCGCCTAAAACCTCTGGAGTTGACGCAGACGCATTGGGTTACGCTGCACAACATTCATCAGTTGCCGCCGGATCAATCGCAGATTCAGCTGGCTAAAGCGATTGGTATTGAGCAGCCTTCACTGGTGCGTACGCTTGACCAACTGGAAGAAAAGGGACTCATTTCACGACAGACTTGCGCCAGCGATCGTCGGGCAAAGAGAATTAAACTGACGGAGAAAGCCGAACCGCTGATTGCTGATATGGAAGCGGTAATCAATAAAACGCGCAGCGAGATTCTGGAAGGGATTTCAGCTGAGGAAATTAATCTGCTGATTAAGCTGGTTGCCCGACTGGAACACAATATCATTGAGCTACAGTCTCAGGGCTGATGCGAAAATCTACGTGTGGCCAGGTCATGACCACACGTAAATTTGACTAGCGTGGAGAAACGGTAACTTCTCTGCCGTTGCTTGCCATCACTACACGCTGGCCAGAAGCGAATTGGGTTGCGCCTTGTTTCTGCACCACCATGATGGTATTGCCGTCATCCTTACGGATTTCCAGTTCCACACCCTGGGTTTTATTCATCGCACCCTGGACGCTTTGACCTGCAACACCGCCCGCTACCGCACCTGCCGCCGTGGCTAATGAACGACCAGTACCGCCGCCTACGGTGTTACCGAGGAATCCACCGAGTACTGCACCACCGATAGCGCCGATCACGTTAGCGTCATCACCACCCTGAATTTGCACCGGACGAACATGAACGATAGTACCGTAGGTCACGTTCTGAACCTGTTTCGCTTCGGATGCGGTATACACGTCACCTGAAAGACTATCGTTGTTAACGCAACCCGCTAAAGATAATCCCATTAATGAAACAATCAGTGCACGTTTAATCATTTATAACTCTCCTTTACACCACGAAACGCTAATAGAGCACCCTTCATGGTTAAATTATATGGCATTTGTGAGCCTAAGGTCACATGTTCTACTGGAACAATATGAAAATCTTAACCGAAATCGGATCAACCGAGTATAAACGAATCATTCATATAATTGATGTAATTAAGCGACCATTGTCATGATTTGCCATTAAAAATCATCAACGAAGCATGGAATTAATCAGCACTTTATGGTTGAGTGTCAAGGCTAACTTGTTTAAAAGGATGACGTATGAAATCGGGCCGTTTTATCGGTGTTATGTCTGGAACCAGCCTTGATGGTGTTGATGTTGTGCTGGCGGCAATAGATGAAACGATGGTCGCGCAGCAGGCGAGTCTGACCTGGCCCATCCCCATCCATTTGAAGCAGGCCATTCTCGATATCTGTCAGGGGCAGCAGCTCACGCTGTCGCAGTATGGTCAACTGGACACGCAGTTGGGGCGTCTGTTTGCCGAGGCGGTAAATGCGCTGCTGGCGCAGCAAAAATTAAAGCCGCAGGATATCGTCGCGATAGGCTGTCATGGTCAAACCGTCTGGCATGAGCCGACTGGCAGCGCGCCGCATACGCTGCAAATTGGTGACAATAACCAGATTGTGGCGCGTACCGGTATCACCGTAGTCGGAGATTTTCGCCGCCGTGATATGGCGTTGGGCGGGCAGGGTGCGCCGCTGGTTCCCGCTTTCCATCAGGCGCTGTTGGCGCATCCAACGGAGCGTCGGATGGTGTTGAATATTGGCGGTATTGCTAATTTGTCTCTGTTGATTCCCCAGCGCCCTGTGCGGGGATATGACACCGGGCCGGGTAATATGCTGATGGATGCCTGGATCTGG
It encodes:
- the sodC gene encoding superoxide dismutase [Cu-Zn] SodC, with translation MKRLSIAIITLLACAVAQAASEKVEMNLVTSQGVGQAIGSVTIAETAKGLEFTPDLKALPPGEHGFHVHANGSCQPAIKEGKASAAESAGGHFDPHKTGKHEGPEGAGHLGDLPFLVVNAEGYAKTAVIAPRLKSLDEIKGKALMIHMGGDNMSDQPKPLGGGGARYACGVIK
- a CDS encoding HlyD family secretion protein → MSLKTIKYFSTIIVAVTAVLAGWWMWNYYMQSPWTRDGKVRAEQVSITPQVSGSITSLHIKDNQFVNAGDVLFVIDKTPFHIAELNAQAQLAKAQSDLAKANNEANRRRHLSQNYISAEDLDTANLNVKAMQASVGAAEATLRQAQWQLTQTEVKAPVAGWVTNLSTRRGDYATTGKPLFALVDSRSFYVMGYFEETKLRHIREGAPALITLYSGNVKLQGHVSSIGRAIYDQSVESDSGLIPDIKPNVPWVRLAQRVPVRIEFDALPHDVTLVSGTTCSVSIGPQK
- a CDS encoding DUF1656 domain-containing protein, whose amino-acid sequence is MKFMFNATGLPLQDLMIGASVYFPPLFKAIIPGFILWLVAHRLLRDWMYSGEIWHPLLMDLSLFALCVCLGFVMLIAW
- the gloA gene encoding lactoylglutathione lyase; amino-acid sequence: MRLLHTMLRVGDLQRSIEFYTNVLGMKLLRTSENPEYKYSLAFVGYGPETDEAVIELTYNWGVDKYDLGSAYGHIALSVDNAAEACERIRQNGGNVTREAGPVKGGTTVIAFVEDPDGYKIELIEEKDAGRGLGD
- a CDS encoding TetR/AcrR family transcriptional regulator; the protein is MNKATEHDTREHLLATGEQLCMQRGFTGMGLSELLKTAEVPKGSFYHYFRSKEAFGVSMLERHYAAYHLRLATHFESGAGNYRDRIIAYYQETLNQFSQHGMISGCLTVKLSAEVCDLSEDMRTAMDTGARHIITLLAQALEKGRDTRCLSFTGEPLQQAQVLYALWLGANLQAKMSRSATPLEYALAHVKTIIATPGV
- the slyB gene encoding outer membrane lipoprotein SlyB, whose protein sequence is MIKRALIVSLMGLSLAGCVNNDSLSGDVYTASEAKQVQNVTYGTIVHVRPVQIQGGDDANVIGAIGGAVLGGFLGNTVGGGTGRSLATAAGAVAGGVAGQSVQGAMNKTQGVELEIRKDDGNTIMVVQKQGATQFASGQRVVMASNGREVTVSPR
- the slyA gene encoding transcriptional regulator SlyA, coding for MKLESPLGSDLARLVRIWRALIDHRLKPLELTQTHWVTLHNIHQLPPDQSQIQLAKAIGIEQPSLVRTLDQLEEKGLISRQTCASDRRAKRIKLTEKAEPLIADMEAVINKTRSEILEGISAEEINLLIKLVARLEHNIIELQSQG
- a CDS encoding alkene reductase, whose product is MSSEKLFSPLKVGAITAANRVFMAPLTRLRSIEPGDIPTPLMAEYYRQRASAGLIISEATQISAQAKGYAGAPGIHSAAQIEAWKKITAAVHTEQGHIAVQLWHTGRISHVSLQPNGQPPVAPSALSAGTRTSLRDENGLATRADTSMPRALETEEIPGIVNDFRQAIANAREAGFDMVELHSAHGYLLHQFLSPTSNQRTDQYGGSVENRARLVLEVVDAGIKEWGADRIGIRVSPIGSFQNVDNGPNEEADALYLIEQLGKRGIAYLHMSEPDWAGGEPYSDAFREKVRARFHGPIIGAGAYTPEKAEALIEKGLIDAVAFGRAYIANPDLVARLQHKAELNPQRAESFYGGGAEGYTDYPTL
- a CDS encoding aldo/keto reductase, with amino-acid sequence MVQRITIAPQGPEFSRFVMGYWRLMDWNMSARQLVSFIEEHLDLGVTTVDHADIYGGYQCEAAFGEAMKLAPHLREKMQIVTKCGIATTARAENTLGHYITDSDHIIASAEQSLKLLATDHIDLLLIHRPDPLMDADEVAEAFKKLHHSGKVRHFGVSNFTPAQFSLLQSRLPFTLATNQVEISPVHQPLLLDGTLDQLQQLRIRPMAWSCLGGGRLFNDDAFQPLRNELAVIAQELNAQSIEQVVYAWILRLPSRPLPIIGSGKIERVRAAIEAESLNMSRQQWFRIRKAALGYDVP
- the anmK gene encoding anhydro-N-acetylmuramic acid kinase, coding for MKSGRFIGVMSGTSLDGVDVVLAAIDETMVAQQASLTWPIPIHLKQAILDICQGQQLTLSQYGQLDTQLGRLFAEAVNALLAQQKLKPQDIVAIGCHGQTVWHEPTGSAPHTLQIGDNNQIVARTGITVVGDFRRRDMALGGQGAPLVPAFHQALLAHPTERRMVLNIGGIANLSLLIPQRPVRGYDTGPGNMLMDAWIWRQCGQPYDKDAQWACEGTVILPLLQSMLSDPYFAAPAPKSTGREYFNYGWIERHLAQFPGIAPRDVQATLAELTAVTISEQVLLSGGCERLMVCGGGSRNPLLMMRLAALLPGTEVTSTDEAGISGDDMEALAFAWLAWRTLAGLPGNLPSVTGAAESSVLGAIFPANPRTQS
- a CDS encoding DUF1289 domain-containing protein; the encoded protein is MAEQLEFFPVQSPCRGICQSDERGFCRGCFRSRDERFNWQKMSDAEKQDVLRLCRQRLMRKLRANKPSLPEEPQQPSLF